One Tachysurus vachellii isolate PV-2020 chromosome 18, HZAU_Pvac_v1, whole genome shotgun sequence DNA segment encodes these proteins:
- the coil gene encoding coilin, translating into MAASSVNAVRVRLHFDYSPPCMPDCRMSWVLVDLNKCRVVADLCCVIREKFDYSRQTCLDLFIEDCFLPPAESIYVVRDNDSIRVKVSSVSCEHAGKKRVRDEEGSFQTAAKKNRFEASEADGFPQPVGAKKKKRKHKAKKKKTEEQQVECEDVFKAAVPAKENSSTKSQTDKSSKKAASSLTNGKASSSGVCDRSSDSSDSSENDSQNPSVSKSKRTQVAEPKHPVTRKSSSEKVPVKKSPKPNTSFKTHTNTKTPKEQTSSVPVKSATNSAAAKKTQTVTSSESPSSEDEASAANGKVNILAKSTPVQQKSVNTASSSSEEEDDSRKGKKSSVQQKILSSSKSVSLLQTQPPPSDRKGEASKISSSKKPYGNPKKSKTQSSSDYSSSSEDEAAKANVPATPKLVKPAPDSCAVVENGASQTPSTPVGTMLQDNKDKEASSDSSSSSDIELVIKKPNPQLMIGLTPRGRGRGFTDRVKGRGGVRGGFGRARGTPWKQNFHHNYDDEEQRKEKVIQTNRSVLLQNPPEPSPRLDYSTLPLLAAPPAVGQKIVFKLLELTENYTPEVSEYKEGKIIGFNHSTNMIELELLTQNQARTEPGKFDLVYVNPDGSETVEYAVALGSQMTERWESLIEPRLILPNTN; encoded by the exons ATGGCGGCCTCCAGTGTCAACGCGGTTCGAGTTCGGCTACACTTTGATTACTCTCCTCCTTGCATGCCCGACTGCCGCATGAGCTGGGTGCTGGTGGATTTGAATAAATGTCGTGTTGTTGCAGATTTGTGCTGCGTTATTAGAGAAAAGTTCGACTACAGCCGACAAACATGTTTGGACCTTTTCATTGAGGATTGTTTTCTTCCTCCTGCAGAGAGCATCTATGTGGTTCGTGATAATGACAGTATAAG GGTGAAGGTGTCCAGTGTTTCTTGTGAGCATGCTGGGAAAAAACGGGTTAGAGACGAAGAAGGCTCGTTTCAAACAGCAGCCAAGAAGAACAGATTCGAAGCGAGTGAGGCAGACGGTTTCCCGCAACCAGTGGgtgcaaagaagaaaaagagaaaacacaaagcaaagaaaaagaagactgAAGAGCAACAGGTGGAGTGTGAAGACGTATTTAAAGCAGCCGTCCCTGCTAAAGAGAATTCATCCACAAAGTCCCAGACAGACAAGAGCAGCAAGAAAGCTGCTTCTAGCCTTACTAATGGAAAAGCTAGttcatcaggtgtgtgtgatagaaGCTCAGATTCTTCAGACAGCAGTGAGAACGATTCTCAAAATCCTTCTGTATCCAAGTCCAAACGTACTCAGGTTGCGGAACCCAAACATCCTGTGACGAGAAAATCTTCATCGGAAAAAGTCCCAGTGAAGAAATCTCCAAAACCTAACACAAgcttcaaaacacacaccaataccAAGACACCCAAAGAGCAAACGTCTTCTGTTCCAGTGAAATCTGCTACAAACTCGGCAGcagcaaagaaaacacaaacagtgacTTCTTCAGAATCGCCCTCATCAGAAGATGAAGCTTCAGCAGCAAACGGGAAAGTAAACATTCTTGCGAAATCCACTCCTGTTCAACAGAAATCCGTTAACACTGCCTCCTCCtcatcagaagaagaagatgattccagaaaagggaaaaaatctTCAGTTCAGCAAAAAATTTTGAGCAGCTCTAAATCTGTGTCCTTACTGCAAACACAGCCACCTCCTTCTGATCGCAAAGGTGAAGCCAGCAAAATCTCCAGCTCCAAAAAACCTTACGGAAATCCTAAAAAGTCTAAAACGCAATCTTCTTCAGATTATTCCTCGTCTTCTGAAGATGAGGCGGCCAAAGCAAATGTCCCTGCGACACCCAAACTCGTAAAACCTGCACCCGACTCGTGTGCTGTGGTAGAAAACGGTGCGTCTCAGACTCCGTCCACTCCAGTTGGGACGATGCTCCAGGACAACAAGGACAAAGAGGCGAGCTCGGACTCATCCAGCAGCAGCGACATAGAGCTTGTTATAAAGAAACCAAATCCTCAGCTCATGATCGGATTGACCCCTCGCGGAAGGGGGAGGGGCTTCACGGACAGGGTGAAAGGTCGAGGTGGGGTCAGGGGCGGCTTTGGTAGGGCCAGAGGCACGCCTTGGAAGCAAAATTTTCATCATAATTATGACGATGAAGAGCAGAGAAAGGAGAAAGTGATCCAAACGAATAGAAGCGTGCTGCTGCAG AATCCTCCAGAGCCGAGTCCCAGGCTGGATTACAGCACTCTACCTCTCCTCGCTGCTCCTCCTGCAGTGGGACAGAAAATAGTTTTTAAG CTTTTAGAGCTCACAGAGAACTACACACCAGAAGTGTCGGAGTATAAA GAAGGAAAGATCATTGGTTTTAATCACAGCACTAACATGATTGAACTGGAGCTTTTGACGCAGAATCAAG CTCGAACTGAACCTGGGAAGTTTGATCTGGTGTACGTGAACCCAGACGGCTCTGAGACAGTGGAGTATGCGGTCGCTCTCGGTTCTCAG ATGACTGAGCGTTGGGAGTCGCTCATCGAACCCAGGCTTATTCTGCCGAACACAAACTGA